Proteins found in one Zea mays cultivar B73 chromosome 1, Zm-B73-REFERENCE-NAM-5.0, whole genome shotgun sequence genomic segment:
- the LOC103639593 gene encoding VAN3-binding protein, giving the protein MTDAGAARARRPGGGGDGDLPLRPPEPPRDPLEFLSRSWSVSSSAADDVSRALAPALASGAAIAEDVAGELDAASGSSFSFASAATSQLVLDRIMAPTSVEVAPLTSGRLSHSSGPLNCGGSLSDSPPVSPEIDDTKFCRAVSLSTPKPQPYARGGSKTVGRWLKDRRERRKEEARAHNAQVHAAVSVAAVAAAIAAVAAGKGARTDMAVASAATLVAAQCVEAAEALGAEREQLAAAVASAVSVRTPSDVATVTAAAATALRGAATLRARALKEAWNVAAVTPVEKGAMTGGGGHHLHGGGYKHDGQQQRQRLLREVESSNSSSSCLSDELVLGEENNFLGICTQELLARGTELLKRTRKGSLHWKVVSVYINRAGLVMLKMKSRHVGGTITKKKKSVVVDVCRDVAAWPGRHLLDSGEHRRYFGLRTAEQRVIEFECGSQREHEVWTKGVARLLADARKR; this is encoded by the exons ATGACCGACGCGGGCGCCGCCAGGGCCAGGAggccgggcggcggcggcgacggggacCTCCCGCTCCGCCCGCCGGAGCCGCCGCGGGACCCGCTGGAGTTCCTGTCCCGCTCCTGGAGCGTGTCGTCGTCCGCGGCCGACGACGTCTCCCGTGCGCTCGCGCCCGCGCTGGCCTCCGGGGCCGCCATCGCCGAGGACGTCGCCGGGGAGCTCGACGCCGCCTCCGGGTCCTCCTTCTCCTTCGCGTCCGCCGCCACCTCGCAGCTCGTCTTGGACCGGATCATGGCGCCGACGTCGGTG GAGGTGGCGCCGCTGACCTCCGGCCGGCTCTCCCACAGCAGCGGGCCTCTCAACTGCGGCGGGTCGCTCTCCGACAGCCCGCCCGTCTCGCCGGAGATCGACGACACCAAG TTCTGCAGAGCGGTGAGTCTGAGCACGCCGAAGCCGCAGCCGTACGCCCGCGGCGGGAGCAAGACGGTGGGGCGGTGGCTCAAGGACCGCAGGGAGAGGAGGAAGGAGGAGGCGCGGGCGCACAACGCGCAGGTGCACGCCGCCGTCTCCGTGGCGGCCGTGGCCGCGGCCATCGCCGCAGTGGCGGCGGGCAAGGGTGCGCGCACGGACATGGCGGTGGCGTCGGCCGCGACGCTGGTGGCCGCGCAGTGCGTGGAGGCCGCGGAGGCCCTGGGCGCCGAGCGCGAGCAGCTGGCGGCCGCCGTGGCGTCGGCCGTCAGCGTCAGGACCCCTAGCGACGTCGCCACCGTCACGGCCGCCGCCGCCACAG CGCTACGTGGCGCGGCGACGCTCAGGGCCAGGGCGCTGAAGGAGGCGTGGAACGTCGCGGCGGTGACCCCTGTGGAGAAGGGCGCGATGACCGGAGGCGGCGGGCATCACCTGCACGGCGGCGGCTACAAGCACGATGGCCAGCAGCAGCGGCAGCGGCTCCTCAGGGAGGTGgagagcagcaacagcagcagcagctgcttgagcgaCGAGCTGGTGCTGGGCGAGGAGAACAACTTCCTAGGCATCTGCACGCAGGAGCTGCTCGCGCGCGGCACCGAGCTGCTCAAGCGCACCCGCAAAG GGTCGTTGCATTGGAAGGTCGTCTCTGTGTACATCAACCGCGCGGGGCTG GTGATGCTGAAGATGAAGAGTCGGCACGTCGGTGGCACCatcacgaagaagaagaaga GCGTGGTGGTGGACGTGTGCCGGGACGTGGCAGCGTGGCCCGGGCGGCACCTGCTGGACAGCGGCGAGCACCGGCGCTACTTCGGCCTGCGCACCGCGGAGCAGCGGGTAATCGAGTTCGAGTGCGGCAGCCAGCGCGAGCATGAGGTGTGGACCAAGGGCGTCGCGCGCCTCCTGGCCGACGCCCGGAAGCGCTGA